A region from the Lolium perenne isolate Kyuss_39 chromosome 4, Kyuss_2.0, whole genome shotgun sequence genome encodes:
- the LOC127348357 gene encoding mavicyanin-like, whose protein sequence is MASNKQMLAVAAAAIAVAFLPLFATASVHLVGDEEGWTLGFNYTAWSESNQFMVGEALAFDYDKANHNVVEVTGAGFKACSAANPLGTWSSGRDLVKLENPGRRWFICAVGNHCQMGMKLNVTILAADAPSPAPAQAFWTAPSPSPHHKSRRPFVSKW, encoded by the exons ATGGCTTCCAATAAGCAGATGCTTGCGGTGGCAGCGGCGGCGATCGCCGTCGCCTTCCTCCCCCTCTTCGCCACGGCCAGCGTTCACCTGGTGGGTGACGAGGAAGGCTGGACCCTCGGGTTCAACTACACCGCCTGGTCCGAGAGCAATCAGTTCATGGTCGGCGAAGCACTAG CGTTCGACTACGACAAGGCAAACCACAACGTGGTTGAGGTTACCGGAGCGGGATTCAAGGCGTGCAGCGCCGCCAATCCCCTCGGCACATGGAGCTCCGGCCGCGATCTGGTGAAGCTGGAGAACCCGGGGAGGAGGTGGTTCATCTGCGCCGTCGGCAACCACTGCCAGATGGGCATGAAGCTCAATGTCACCATCCTCGCGGCGGACGCGCCTTCCCCTGCCCCTGCACAAGCTTTCTGGACGGCGCCTTCGCCTTCTCCCCATCACAAGTCCAGGCGCCCCTTCGTTTCCAAGTGGTGA